One Janthinobacterium sp. TB1-E2 genomic region harbors:
- a CDS encoding amidohydrolase: MPNLPLRRTLLTLACLGALRHAHADTVIDNANGYTLDAHGKVVRFTALAFDDAGKLLAVGSAAQVKRKAAKGATYVDVQGKTVLPGLIDAHGHVFGLGTIASGVMLYGSSSLPAAVQAVGDFAKAHPERSWVVGNGWNQEIWKLGRFPTAAELDAAESARPVWLRRVDGHAGWANSRALALAGITRDTPDPAGGKIERDAQGNATGVLVDSAMDLMDAVLPKPGDVENRAALDGALAQLSQVGLTSVHDAGIGQMQDRLFRDYADHGKLTVRVYGMIADTTEDFDALAKNGPLTSYARDMYALRAVKLLSDGALGSRGAALLAPYSDDPSTSGLLFYPDAAMRAKMEKAMRAGYQVNVHAIGDAGNHQILDGYAALTAQYRSVGLRHRMEHAQVVQLSDIPRFKALGIVPSMQPTHATSDQNMAEQRVGHERIKGAYAWRTFLKQGSRIACGSDFPIESPNPFEGIHAAVTRQNSKGFPAGGWYPQQAMTVTEALRCFTLDAAWAAHQEKVIGTLETGKWADFIVVDQDLFNVVPAAIGKTQVLQTWVAGKRVFEKK; the protein is encoded by the coding sequence ATGCCGAACCTGCCCTTGCGCCGTACCCTGCTCACGCTCGCCTGCCTGGGCGCCTTGCGTCATGCCCACGCCGACACGGTCATCGACAATGCCAACGGCTACACGCTCGATGCACATGGCAAGGTGGTGCGCTTCACGGCGCTGGCCTTTGACGATGCGGGCAAGCTGCTCGCCGTCGGCAGCGCCGCGCAGGTGAAACGCAAGGCGGCCAAGGGCGCGACCTACGTCGACGTGCAGGGAAAAACCGTGCTGCCGGGCCTGATCGACGCGCATGGCCACGTGTTTGGCCTGGGTACGATTGCCAGCGGCGTGATGCTGTACGGTTCGTCCTCGCTGCCGGCCGCCGTGCAGGCGGTGGGCGACTTCGCCAAGGCGCATCCAGAACGCAGCTGGGTCGTCGGCAATGGCTGGAATCAGGAAATATGGAAGCTGGGGCGCTTCCCTACGGCGGCGGAACTCGATGCGGCGGAAAGCGCGCGGCCCGTGTGGCTGCGCAGGGTCGATGGCCACGCGGGCTGGGCCAACAGCCGCGCGCTGGCGCTGGCCGGCATCACGCGCGATACGCCGGATCCTGCCGGCGGCAAGATTGAACGCGATGCACAGGGCAACGCCACCGGTGTGCTGGTCGACAGCGCCATGGACTTGATGGATGCCGTGCTGCCCAAGCCGGGCGACGTGGAAAACCGCGCCGCCCTTGATGGCGCGCTGGCGCAGCTGTCGCAGGTGGGCCTGACCAGCGTGCACGATGCGGGCATCGGCCAGATGCAGGACCGGCTGTTCCGCGACTATGCGGACCACGGCAAGCTGACGGTGCGCGTGTACGGCATGATTGCCGATACGACGGAAGACTTCGACGCGCTGGCGAAAAATGGTCCCTTGACCAGCTATGCGCGCGATATGTACGCCTTGCGCGCCGTGAAACTGCTGTCCGACGGCGCCCTGGGCAGCCGCGGCGCTGCCTTGCTGGCGCCGTACAGCGACGATCCCTCTACCAGCGGCCTGCTGTTCTACCCGGACGCCGCCATGCGCGCGAAGATGGAAAAAGCCATGCGCGCCGGCTACCAGGTGAACGTGCATGCCATCGGCGACGCGGGCAACCATCAAATCCTCGACGGCTATGCAGCCTTGACCGCGCAATACCGCAGCGTGGGCCTGCGCCACCGCATGGAGCACGCGCAGGTGGTGCAATTGAGCGACATCCCCCGTTTCAAGGCGCTGGGCATCGTGCCGTCGATGCAGCCGACGCACGCCACGTCCGACCAGAACATGGCGGAGCAGCGCGTGGGCCACGAGCGCATCAAGGGCGCGTATGCATGGCGAACCTTCCTCAAGCAAGGTTCGCGCATCGCCTGCGGATCGGACTTCCCCATCGAGTCGCCGAACCCGTTCGAGGGCATCCACGCGGCCGTCACGCGGCAAAACAGCAAAGGATTCCCGGCTGGCGGCTGGTACCCGCAGCAAGCGATGACGGTGACGGAAGCGCTGCGCTGTTTCACCCTCGACGCGGCCTGGGCGGCGCACCAGGAAAAGGTCATCGGCACGCTGGAAACGGGCAAATGGGCGGACTTTATCGTCGTCGACCAGGATCTGTTCAACGTGGTTCCAGCGGCGATTGGCAAGACGCAGGTGCTGCAGACGTGGGTGGCGGGCAAGCGCGTGTTCGAGAAAAAATAA
- a CDS encoding mechanosensitive ion channel family protein, whose protein sequence is MSALLRLLCLLTIFLLPSAHADDGVPALVAEAGTVVAPSQAAARTAPLMFANRKVFVFRAALAGYPPDERAIGAQRRLESVLAKNGPLQASTRTISEGTQVLLDGVQLFVVVPGDVNLLAGDTTESVAKAAAGELSKAVFDYREQSSWRYLAIAAAVCAAATLVFWLVWMGLTRFYRWAKRRSGILLASRLRDVRLKNVRVLDAEHYIAFAYQLLSAVLWGLRLMATYLWAAFVLGRLPYTRSWGESLNGYLFDVAADVFHAIIGALPGLVLVCVIFAIARLIAATAASLFKRVESGELQIGWLDKDTALPTRRIASVVIWLFALAMAYPYLPGSHTAAFQGLSVLVGLMVSIGASSIVGQGASGLILMYTRALRKGEYVRVGDSEGTVVDVGMFETRLRTGLGEEVALPNAWVMSQTTKNYSRAQPGGGFVLDSTVTIGYATPWRQVHAMLELAASRTPELSTSPKPYVMQLALQDYYVQYRLVAYASAEVPRQRAEVLNRLHQNIIDVFNEFDVQITSPHYIDDPKESQVVPPEEWFRAPAKRGEEEAAQVVPLKP, encoded by the coding sequence ATGTCCGCGTTGCTCCGCCTGTTGTGCCTGTTGACCATTTTCCTGCTGCCCTCAGCCCATGCGGACGATGGCGTGCCCGCGCTCGTTGCGGAGGCCGGGACCGTCGTGGCGCCGTCGCAAGCCGCAGCCAGGACGGCGCCGTTGATGTTCGCCAATCGCAAGGTATTTGTCTTCCGCGCCGCGCTGGCCGGCTATCCGCCCGATGAGCGGGCCATCGGAGCGCAGCGCCGCCTGGAAAGCGTGCTGGCAAAAAACGGCCCCTTGCAGGCGAGCACGCGCACGATTTCCGAAGGTACGCAGGTGCTGCTCGATGGCGTGCAGCTGTTCGTCGTCGTGCCCGGCGACGTCAACCTGCTGGCGGGCGACACGACGGAAAGCGTGGCGAAAGCGGCGGCCGGCGAACTGAGCAAGGCTGTGTTTGACTATCGCGAGCAGAGCAGCTGGCGCTACCTGGCCATCGCCGCCGCCGTGTGCGCGGCCGCCACGCTTGTGTTCTGGCTGGTATGGATGGGCTTGACGCGCTTCTATCGCTGGGCCAAGCGCCGCAGCGGCATCCTGCTGGCCTCGCGCCTGCGCGACGTGCGCCTGAAGAATGTGCGCGTGCTCGATGCCGAACACTACATCGCCTTTGCGTATCAACTGCTGAGCGCCGTGCTGTGGGGCTTGCGTCTGATGGCCACGTACCTGTGGGCCGCCTTCGTGCTGGGCCGCTTGCCCTACACGCGTTCCTGGGGCGAAAGCCTGAACGGCTATCTGTTCGACGTGGCGGCCGACGTCTTCCACGCCATCATCGGCGCCTTGCCGGGGCTGGTGCTGGTGTGCGTGATCTTTGCCATCGCGCGCCTGATCGCCGCCACGGCTGCCTCGCTGTTCAAGCGCGTGGAAAGCGGAGAATTGCAAATCGGCTGGCTCGACAAGGACACGGCCCTGCCGACGCGCCGCATCGCTAGCGTGGTGATCTGGCTGTTCGCGCTGGCCATGGCGTATCCATATCTGCCCGGCTCGCACACGGCTGCCTTCCAGGGCCTGTCCGTGCTGGTCGGCCTGATGGTGTCGATCGGCGCGTCGAGCATCGTGGGGCAGGGCGCCAGCGGCCTGATCCTGATGTACACGCGCGCTCTGCGTAAGGGTGAATATGTACGCGTGGGCGACAGCGAAGGCACGGTGGTCGACGTGGGCATGTTCGAGACGCGCTTGCGCACGGGCCTGGGCGAAGAGGTCGCTTTGCCGAACGCGTGGGTGATGTCGCAAACGACAAAGAATTACTCGCGCGCCCAGCCCGGCGGCGGCTTCGTGCTCGACTCCACCGTCACCATCGGTTACGCCACGCCATGGCGGCAAGTGCACGCCATGCTGGAACTGGCGGCCTCGCGCACGCCGGAACTGTCCACTTCGCCAAAACCGTACGTGATGCAGCTGGCCCTGCAAGACTATTATGTGCAATACCGCCTTGTCGCCTACGCCAGTGCCGAAGTCCCGCGCCAGCGCGCCGAAGTGCTGAACCGCTTGCACCAGAACATCATCGACGTCTTCAACGAATTCGACGTGCAGATCACGTCGCCGCATTACATCGATGACCCGAAAGAATCGCAGGTGGTGCCGCCGGAGGAATGGTTCAGGGCGCCGGCGAAGCGAGGGGAGGAAGAGGCGGCTCAAGTGGTGCCTCTCAAGCCCTGA
- a CDS encoding 2OG-Fe(II) oxygenase: MRALDWQRIEDELNAHGCAVVPGLLDPAQCAALAAQYDDASRFRSKVVMQRHGFGQGEYQYWAHPLPDVVAALRTSLYSPLAAIANRWHAALGIETRFPSSHADFLARCHAAGQTRPTPLLLRYREGDYNCLHQDLYGEHVFPLQLAVLLSRPQDDFTGGEFVLTEQRPRMQSRAEVVPLAQGDAVLFPVALRPVNGTRGTYRVNMRHGVSRLRSGLRHTLGIIFHDAS; the protein is encoded by the coding sequence GTGAGGGCGCTCGATTGGCAGCGGATCGAGGATGAGCTGAATGCGCATGGCTGCGCCGTCGTGCCGGGCTTGCTCGATCCCGCGCAGTGCGCGGCGCTAGCGGCGCAATACGACGACGCGTCGCGCTTTCGCAGCAAGGTCGTGATGCAGCGCCACGGTTTTGGGCAGGGCGAGTACCAGTATTGGGCGCATCCATTGCCGGACGTGGTGGCCGCCTTGCGCACGAGCTTGTATTCCCCCTTGGCGGCGATTGCCAACCGCTGGCACGCCGCCCTGGGCATCGAGACGCGCTTTCCATCCAGCCACGCCGATTTCCTCGCGCGCTGCCATGCGGCCGGGCAAACCCGGCCCACGCCTCTGCTGCTGCGCTACCGCGAAGGCGATTACAACTGTTTGCACCAGGACTTGTATGGCGAGCACGTGTTTCCGCTGCAACTGGCCGTGCTGCTGTCGCGCCCGCAAGACGATTTCACGGGCGGCGAGTTCGTGCTGACGGAGCAGCGCCCGCGCATGCAGTCGCGCGCCGAAGTGGTGCCGCTGGCGCAGGGCGACGCCGTCCTCTTTCCCGTCGCGCTGCGCCCCGTGAACGGCACGCGCGGCACTTACCGCGTGAACATGCGCCATGGCGTGTCGCGCCTGCGTTCGGGCTTGCGCCACACCCTGGGCATCATTTTCCATGATGCGAGCTGA
- the ada gene encoding bifunctional DNA-binding transcriptional regulator/O6-methylguanine-DNA methyltransferase Ada, whose translation MEHAYLTDDERWDALQRRAPDADGVFYYSVRTTGVYCRPSCAARPALRRNVAFHASCEQAEAAGFRPCLRCKPNLPPLAQRQAAIVADICRLIDASDELPDLDSLAQAAGMSRFHFHRVFKAHTGITPKAYAAARRGERLKAGLQGEANVTETLYAAGFNSSGRLYAATPGLLGMTPGAFRAGGSGAVIRFAIGACSLGAILVASTDKGICAILIDDDPEVLLRDLQDRFPQAELRGAEADYEQTVAQVVGLVEAPGLGLDLPLDVRGTVFQQRVWQALREIPAGSTVSYAELARRIGAPQGARAVAGACAANALAVAIPCHRVVRNDGALSGYRWGVERKQALLEREGER comes from the coding sequence ATGGAACACGCTTACCTGACTGACGATGAACGCTGGGATGCCCTGCAGCGGCGCGCGCCCGACGCCGACGGCGTCTTTTATTACTCGGTGCGCACGACGGGCGTGTATTGCCGGCCTTCCTGCGCCGCGCGTCCCGCCTTGCGCCGCAACGTGGCTTTCCACGCCAGTTGCGAACAGGCGGAGGCGGCCGGCTTTCGCCCCTGTTTGCGCTGCAAGCCGAATTTGCCGCCGCTGGCCCAGCGCCAGGCGGCCATCGTGGCCGACATTTGCCGGCTGATCGACGCCAGCGACGAGCTGCCTGACCTGGACAGCCTGGCACAGGCCGCCGGCATGAGCCGCTTTCACTTCCACCGCGTCTTCAAGGCGCACACGGGCATCACGCCGAAAGCGTACGCGGCGGCGCGGCGCGGCGAGCGCCTCAAGGCCGGTTTGCAGGGCGAAGCGAACGTTACGGAAACCTTGTATGCGGCCGGCTTCAATTCCAGCGGCCGCCTGTATGCGGCCACGCCCGGCTTGCTGGGCATGACGCCGGGCGCTTTTCGCGCGGGCGGCAGCGGCGCCGTGATCCGTTTTGCGATCGGCGCCTGCTCGCTGGGCGCCATCCTCGTGGCCAGCACGGACAAGGGCATTTGCGCCATCCTCATCGACGACGACCCGGAAGTGCTGCTGCGCGACTTGCAGGACCGCTTTCCGCAAGCCGAGCTGCGCGGCGCGGAAGCCGACTATGAACAGACGGTGGCGCAAGTCGTCGGCCTGGTCGAGGCGCCGGGCCTGGGACTGGACTTGCCGCTCGACGTGCGCGGCACCGTGTTCCAGCAGCGCGTGTGGCAAGCCCTGCGCGAGATTCCCGCCGGCAGCACGGTCAGCTATGCCGAGCTGGCCCGCCGCATCGGCGCCCCGCAGGGCGCGCGCGCCGTGGCCGGTGCCTGCGCCGCCAATGCGCTGGCCGTCGCCATTCCCTGCCACCGGGTGGTGCGCAACGATGGCGCGCTGTCCGGCTACCGCTGGGGCGTGGAGCGCAAGCAGGCATTGCTGGAACGCGAGGGCGAGCGGTGA
- the hutC gene encoding histidine utilization repressor, whose protein sequence is MDDHNTQENTPIFQRIKDFLLAGIAAGRWKEGDVIPSEQALVKQFGVSRMTVNRAVRELTSEQVLTRRQGSGTYVAQQKYQATLLEIKSIADEVRARGHIHRSSLQLLERTKASDLLAKQFGLPPEHPLFHSLIVHFENGVPIQVEDRWVNPECAPDYMTQDFSSITPNEYLMAAAPLQGATYSIEALSAPRDIAEMLAIDTKQPCLVLRRQTRSGGKIASIATMWHPGHRYQFAGSFT, encoded by the coding sequence TTGGACGATCACAATACACAAGAAAATACGCCCATTTTCCAGCGCATCAAGGATTTTCTGCTGGCCGGTATCGCCGCCGGACGCTGGAAGGAAGGCGACGTGATTCCATCCGAGCAAGCCCTCGTAAAACAATTCGGCGTCTCGCGCATGACGGTCAACCGCGCCGTGCGCGAACTGACGAGCGAACAGGTGCTGACCCGGCGCCAGGGTTCCGGCACGTATGTGGCGCAGCAAAAATACCAGGCGACACTGTTGGAAATCAAGAGTATCGCCGATGAAGTGCGGGCGCGCGGACATATCCACCGCAGCAGCTTGCAATTGCTGGAACGCACCAAGGCGTCCGACTTGCTGGCCAAGCAATTCGGCCTGCCGCCGGAGCACCCGCTGTTCCATTCGCTGATCGTGCATTTTGAAAACGGCGTGCCGATCCAGGTGGAAGACCGCTGGGTCAATCCCGAGTGCGCGCCCGACTACATGACACAGGATTTTTCCAGCATCACGCCGAACGAATACCTGATGGCGGCCGCGCCCCTGCAAGGCGCGACCTACAGCATCGAAGCGCTGTCGGCGCCGCGCGACATCGCCGAAATGCTGGCCATCGACACGAAACAGCCATGCCTGGTGCTGCGCCGCCAGACCCGCTCAGGCGGCAAGAT